ACTATTTGTAATAATTTTTCTGAAGTTTTTAAGATAATTCTTTTCGGCTCCCGTGCTGATGACAATAAAAAAGGAGGAGATATAGACCTCTTGATTGAAACTCCTTTACCTTGTATCAGCCTCTTATAAAAAAAGCTGATGGTTTAATTAAAGACTGAGTTTATAATGAAGATTTATATGAATAAAGATATTCAAGAAAAGCTTAAAAACTTTTTTGACTCAAAACCTGAGATTATTCTTGCAATTATTTACGGCTCATATACTAGAGGAACTGAAGCTGAAACAAGCGATGTGGATATTGCTGTTGCTATGAGTGACGTTATGAATCTTGATGCTAGGTTGAGTCTTCAATTGGAGCTTTCAATTCTTTTAAAAAAAGAAATTGATCTTGTGGATATACGGAAAATTAAGGGTTTGATTCATTATAAGGTTTTTACCGAAGGCCTTTGTATAAAAAAGCACGAAAATGAGGGGCGGAGCTTTTTTCATAAAAATTTTATGACTGCCTTATATTGGTATGAGGATTATTACCCGCTCTATAAGCGCAGTCAAAAATATATTATCGAAAAAGCCTTTGCTCGTTAATCAACGAGGCAGGTTAAAAATGGCTGTAGATAAAAAGGTAATTAGTGAAAAACTTCAGTCCCTTGAACGCTGTTTGGAAAGAATAAAGCTGCACACTCCGCCAAGTGTTGAAATACTGAAAACAGATTTTGATAAGCAAGATCTTGTGTGTCTAAATCTTCAAAGGGCAGTTCAGATTTCTGTAGACATAGCTTCTCATATTTTGGCAGAGGAGCTTAACGAAAAAGCCTCGACAATGGCAGAGGTTTTTTTGATTCTTTCAGAAAAAGATATGATTGATAAAAATCTGGCCTTAAGCCTTGCCAAGTCTATCGGTTTTAGAAATATTGCCGTACACGAGTATGATTCTCTTGATATGGATATTGTATATGCAATTATAACAAAAAATTTAAATGTTTTTTATGATTTTGCAAAAACCGTATTAAAAATAATTAGGTAAATACTTTATAAAATTTATTCTATGATCAATACCCAAAATATCCGCTGGAAACAGCGATTCCAAAATTTTGAAAAAGCTTTTTTACTCTTAAAAGAAATTGTCGAATCGAAAGATGACTTATCCGAATATGAGGTCATTGTTCAAGAAGGTATTGTACAGCGGTTTGAATATACTTTTGAGCTCGCATGGAAAACTCTAAAGGATAAGATGGAGTTTGACGGAATTAGTTTTGAAAGAATATCGCCTAAGTATGTTTTTAAGGATGCTTATAAGAGTAAATACATAGATAATATTGATGTTTGGATTGAAATGACAAACAGTAGAAATCTTATGAGTTATACCTATGATTCTTTAAAACTTCCTGAAATATTAAAAAACATAAAAGAGTCTTTTTATCCTGAACTGTTGAAAGTTTACAATTATTTTAAGACTGAAGTGTAGTAGGGCTGCTATAAAGATCGGTATCTTTTATGAAGTTTGGATTAACGGAAGCTCAAGAAAAAATATTGACCGGTATTTTACAAAAATACATTAAAAGCGGAGAGGGAATAGTTTTCGGTTCCCGTGCAATGGGTACTAATACGGAAAGAAGCGATATAGATATAGCATTGAAAAATGTTGTTTTTTTTTCACCTTATTCGCTCGGTGATTTGATTGACGAAATAGCCGAATCGGATTTTCCTTATTTAGCCGATGTACTGATTTATGAGGATATTACAAACCCTGCTTTGAAGGAGAATATTGATATGGTAGGGAAGAGGTTGGTTATATAATTGTATACTTTGTTTTAGGTTGTTCATTGGTATGGTCAATGGCTTCTCTCTGTTGTACGCATTTAGGTATTCCGCTTACGCTTCCAATAGGTGTAAATAGTTATGAAAATACTACGCATTTTTTTAATGGTGCGTATGGATTAGGAGATTTATTAAAAGATAACGGTTATGTATTGTCTTTTGTAATGGGAGCTGATGCAGAATTTGGAGGTTTGCGTGCTTTGTTGAAAACGCATGGTAATTTTAAGATAAAGGACTTAAATTATTATCGTCAAAGTGGTAAAGTATCAAGAGATTATTTTGTGTGGTGGGAATAGAAGATAAAAAAATAATTGAATATTCAAAAGAAGAGTTAATAGAGCTTAGTAATGATGATAAACCATTTATGTTTTCTGTATTTTTAGAAGATACTCATTCTACAGGAGGATATATGGATGAGGATTGTGAAAAAAAGTATATAAATCAGATTCATAATGTGTTTGCATGTACCTCAAAAAGAGTAGCAAATTTTCTTGACTGGATTAAAGAGCAAAAATTTTATGATGATACTGTTATAATTATTTTAGGTGATCATCTTTATATGGGCGGTGATTTATATACTCAGAACAAATCCCATTATGAGAGACATGCTTATAATGTATTCATAAATACCGAAAAAAAAGCTGCTTTTAGCAAAAATAGAGCTTTTGCAACTTTTGATTTTTTTCCCACAATAGTTGAAGCTTTGGGAATTGAATATGATGGTGATGGTTTAGGAATTGGGATGTCGTTATTTTCAAATAAACCGACTTTACTTGAACAATATGGTGAAAAACAGTTAAATGAATTTATTAATTCTAAATCCTATTTTTATCGGAATGAGTTATTAAATAAGAAAAATACTCCATTGAAGTAAAAATAGGTGTATAAGCATATGCCATTTGTAATGGCATAAATATGTCGATGGTATTGGCATATAATACGGAATAGAAATCATGCCTGCATGGGAATATTTTGAATAATTTTTAAGGAACAATTTTTATGGCTATTGCAAAGACGGAAGAATCTTGGGATTTAATTATAGAACCAAAGCGTAAGCTTTTGGATATACCCATCCGTGAAGTAATAAGATATAGGGATCTGATAGCTCTTTTTATAAAGAGAGATTTTGTTACACAGTATAAGCAGACAATTTTGGGGCCCTTGTGGTACATTGTACAGCCTTTGGTGACTACGGTTATGTATACATTTGTGTTTGGAAGTCTTGCACAAATAGGAACAGACGGTGTTCCGTATCTGCTTTTTTATTTTGCCGGCACTATGTTGTGGACATATTTTACTGCATGCCTTAATAGTGCAGCGGGCTGCTTTGCCGCTAATTCTGGTATTTTTG
The DNA window shown above is from Treponema denticola and carries:
- a CDS encoding nucleotidyltransferase domain-containing protein: MRLDELSKSIIVNTICNNFSEVFKIILFGSRADDNKKGGDIDLLIETPLPCISLL
- the mntA gene encoding type VII toxin-antitoxin system MntA family adenylyltransferase antitoxin, with protein sequence MNKDIQEKLKNFFDSKPEIILAIIYGSYTRGTEAETSDVDIAVAMSDVMNLDARLSLQLELSILLKKEIDLVDIRKIKGLIHYKVFTEGLCIKKHENEGRSFFHKNFMTALYWYEDYYPLYKRSQKYIIEKAFAR
- the hepT gene encoding type VII toxin-antitoxin system HepT family RNase toxin; its protein translation is MAVDKKVISEKLQSLERCLERIKLHTPPSVEILKTDFDKQDLVCLNLQRAVQISVDIASHILAEELNEKASTMAEVFLILSEKDMIDKNLALSLAKSIGFRNIAVHEYDSLDMDIVYAIITKNLNVFYDFAKTVLKIIR
- a CDS encoding nucleotidyltransferase substrate binding protein, translating into MINTQNIRWKQRFQNFEKAFLLLKEIVESKDDLSEYEVIVQEGIVQRFEYTFELAWKTLKDKMEFDGISFERISPKYVFKDAYKSKYIDNIDVWIEMTNSRNLMSYTYDSLKLPEILKNIKESFYPELLKVYNYFKTEV
- a CDS encoding nucleotidyltransferase domain-containing protein: MKFGLTEAQEKILTGILQKYIKSGEGIVFGSRAMGTNTERSDIDIALKNVVFFSPYSLGDLIDEIAESDFPYLADVLIYEDITNPALKENIDMVGKRLVI
- a CDS encoding sulfatase-like hydrolase/transferase, which encodes MGIEDKKIIEYSKEELIELSNDDKPFMFSVFLEDTHSTGGYMDEDCEKKYINQIHNVFACTSKRVANFLDWIKEQKFYDDTVIIILGDHLYMGGDLYTQNKSHYERHAYNVFINTEKKAAFSKNRAFATFDFFPTIVEALGIEYDGDGLGIGMSLFSNKPTLLEQYGEKQLNEFINSKSYFYRNELLNKKNTPLK